The nucleotide window GCCCAGGACAAAATTACCGGGCCCCGATACCAGGCTTCTCCTTCGCGATTCGATTCCCCTTCAAAGACGACTCCCCCTTTGGTGATTGTTTGATTCGGGGCGACGTACGCATCGGGATACACCAGCACCGATTGCACCAAATCGTAGTAGTTGTCCTCAAAGGCCAGCGTTAATAGGCAGGCCTGGGCCGCCACGGTGACGCGAACCTCATCGGTCATTTTCAAGCCGCCGCACCCTTCCCAATTCTTCTCGGCAACAAAGACTTGAATGTCGTTACAGAGCTTCGCTTGCTCGGCTTGGGTAAGGCAATGGAAGAAGGCGAAGTTCTCGCGCAAGATTTCCAGCCAGGCTGGCGAAAACGTCTCTTCGCGAAGCTGGCGTCGGCGCCGGTTTTTCAGCCACTTGAAAATCATCAAACGTTCTCGGTGTCAGGCAAAGGTGATGGTCGTTTGCGGGAGCAAAATGAGTGGCTTGAATTTACTGCGGTGGAGGATCGCTGGCCACCGGCTGCAACTCTCGGGCTTGGAAAGCAAATCCGATGGCAAACAAAACCAAAAAGACGACGACTTCAATCATCGGAGCCGCAACAAACGCTGCCACAATTGCCCCGGCACCCACTAAGCATGATAGGGCAATGATGGCCCAGTCCATGACCAACGCGGCCACGACGGCACCCAGAATGCCACCAATGATCAGCCATAGCATCGGTTCGGTATTGGGAATCAGCGAAGGGCCGAACGAGAGGGCCAAGTAGCCGCCTGCGTAAAATCCACCCAGGGCGAACGCGACACGTTGAGCGATCACGGCCAAAATCGCCCCCAGCAAGCCGGCCCCCACCGCCACAAT belongs to Bremerella cremea and includes:
- a CDS encoding DUF4203 domain-containing protein yields the protein MQQFDLGPRITNPFPKRLALPYTPERAKREASFAAEKPSMAIFNAILGAILLFFGRKLYWLFVGIAGFLVGLQLAEVFLADQTAIIRLIVAVGAGLLGAILAVIAQRVAFALGGFYAGGYLALSFGPSLIPNTEPMLWLIIGGILGAVVAALVMDWAIIALSCLVGAGAIVAAFVAAPMIEVVVFLVLFAIGFAFQARELQPVASDPPPQ
- a CDS encoding zinc-dependent peptidase, which codes for MIFKWLKNRRRRQLREETFSPAWLEILRENFAFFHCLTQAEQAKLCNDIQVFVAEKNWEGCGGLKMTDEVRVTVAAQACLLTLAFEDNYYDLVQSVLVYPDAYVAPNQTITKGGVVFEGESNREGEAWYRGPVILSWADAHAGGRRESAGHNLVFHEFAHQLDMQNGRDVDGTPPLPSAERYQQWAQVIPREFQQLQMECSHGLPTLLDCYGTTNIGEFFAVATECFFVQPKAMAHRHAELYQQFRDYYCQDPAQWQ